In one window of Oceanispirochaeta sp. M1 DNA:
- a CDS encoding extracellular solute-binding protein — protein MKRKVSVLIMLSLLSVTLFAGGQQDSGENSVPYELTPNGTYPVVTEKVELTVFTPAEDAVIDFATNDFTTWLEEKTNVHIIFETGPVDAVKEKITLLLASGDYPDIFMRSYLDINPAMEARFGIEEEIFIPLNDLIRDHAPNFNKILEENPKLLGSITHLDGNIYSLPRVNDCYHCSMPIKMWVNKTWIDKAGLDMPETTEDFYEMLTAFKDMDMNGNGDTADEIPLAGAREREGWYETLDSFLMSPFIQDNGDRIRLLESNGEISSIVNTAEYKEGLKYLARLFDEDLIYAPSFTQKHDQLRQLANYPDILVGAFQAGHNQMLFNATADPERYGQYVALPPLKGPDGTRQTAYFPYNAYRTGQFLITDKCEDPEVAMRWIDSFYTVDAAIRESERGGVEGVHFRWAEPDEVGINGKPAIYKSLVKQSIEPRNFNWLNGTFYSRDFRLGKVKDPNEYGYEEFLYDTTKDLYSPYINPEVRIAPPLKLTTEEADQLSTIKVELQNYIESSKTKFIMGEDDIEKNWDKYISDLENIGLGSYLEVMQTAYNRQF, from the coding sequence ATGAAGAGAAAGGTATCAGTATTAATAATGCTGAGTCTGTTGTCAGTGACATTATTTGCCGGAGGGCAACAGGATAGTGGAGAGAATTCAGTTCCCTATGAACTGACCCCTAACGGGACTTATCCAGTTGTTACAGAAAAGGTGGAACTGACGGTGTTTACACCGGCTGAAGATGCCGTAATAGACTTTGCAACAAATGATTTTACTACATGGCTTGAGGAAAAAACCAATGTTCATATCATTTTTGAAACAGGTCCAGTGGATGCTGTAAAAGAGAAAATTACCTTATTGCTGGCCAGTGGCGATTATCCAGACATATTTATGAGATCCTATTTAGATATCAATCCGGCCATGGAGGCACGATTTGGTATTGAAGAGGAAATCTTTATACCACTTAATGATCTGATCAGAGATCATGCTCCTAATTTTAATAAAATCCTTGAAGAAAACCCTAAACTACTTGGTAGCATTACACATCTGGATGGAAATATTTACAGCCTTCCTAGAGTCAACGACTGCTATCACTGTAGTATGCCGATAAAAATGTGGGTAAATAAAACCTGGATAGATAAAGCTGGTCTGGATATGCCTGAAACCACAGAAGATTTCTATGAGATGCTTACAGCTTTCAAAGATATGGATATGAATGGTAATGGTGATACCGCAGATGAGATTCCTCTTGCTGGAGCTCGAGAAAGAGAAGGATGGTATGAAACCCTTGATTCATTTCTTATGAGTCCCTTTATTCAGGACAATGGTGACAGGATCAGACTGCTGGAGAGTAATGGTGAGATTTCCTCCATTGTTAACACTGCTGAGTATAAAGAGGGTCTGAAATATCTGGCAAGACTTTTTGATGAAGACCTGATTTATGCTCCATCTTTTACTCAAAAGCATGATCAGCTTCGTCAGCTGGCAAACTACCCTGATATTCTCGTTGGAGCCTTTCAGGCAGGGCATAATCAGATGCTTTTTAATGCAACTGCGGATCCTGAAAGATACGGTCAATATGTTGCACTGCCTCCCTTGAAAGGACCCGACGGAACAAGACAGACTGCCTATTTTCCCTATAATGCTTATAGGACAGGTCAGTTTCTAATCACTGATAAATGTGAAGATCCTGAAGTTGCCATGAGATGGATTGATTCATTTTACACTGTTGATGCGGCAATTAGGGAAAGTGAACGTGGTGGTGTGGAAGGTGTTCATTTCAGATGGGCTGAACCAGATGAAGTTGGTATAAACGGCAAGCCTGCTATTTACAAATCTCTGGTTAAGCAGTCAATAGAACCAAGAAATTTCAACTGGCTTAACGGTACTTTCTATTCCCGAGATTTTAGACTGGGAAAAGTAAAAGATCCTAATGAGTACGGTTATGAGGAGTTTCTGTACGATACTACAAAAGATTTATATTCTCCCTATATAAATCCTGAAGTAAGAATTGCTCCCCCACTCAAGCTGACTACAGAGGAAGCTGATCAATTGAGTACTATAAAGGTTGAATTGCAGAATTATATTGAATCATCGAAGACTAAATTCATTATGGGTGAGGATGATATTGAAAAGAACTGGGATAAGTATATCTCTGATCTTGAGAATATAGGTCTGGGTAGTTATCTGGAAGTAATGCAGACCGCCTATAATAGACAGTTTTAA